The Acidobacteriota bacterium genomic sequence GATTGAAAAAACGCTGATCCAGAAGTACAATCCGGAGGCTATGAACATCCACGAGGCATTGGTCCACCTGCGCAGGAAAACCGGCATGACCCAGCGGGAGGTCTCCCGAAAGGCGGAGATGGCCTCGGGTTCCCTCAGCCGAATCGAACAGGGGAACGGCCTACCCTCGATTCCCTCGCTGCTGCGGCTGCTCGAAGTGCTCGATGCCGACCTGTTGGATCTGGCGGTGGCCATGAAGTACGCCGGCCGACAGCCGGAGGCTCGCGCTCACCTGATGGACGAGTGGC encodes the following:
- a CDS encoding helix-turn-helix transcriptional regulator translates to MNIHEALVHLRRKTGMTQREVSRKAEMASGSLSRIEQGNGLPSIPSLLRLLEVLDADLLDLAVAMKYAGRQPEARAHLMDEWQIPEGGNEAIADELRRDVQRVANASTAALADALQEINRIAGKVSALPKSKAAG